One genomic segment of Arachis duranensis cultivar V14167 chromosome 4, aradu.V14167.gnm2.J7QH, whole genome shotgun sequence includes these proteins:
- the LOC107486890 gene encoding uncharacterized protein LOC107486890, with amino-acid sequence MAPQLLTPPTRSRLARVTRCLLTRHRHHCRFSTNATTERSKKTKGASFSGNEIKLPAALRDKNVVQLKCESSSGICDVFLVGTVYNSQRSREQVKRIIGHLKPQAVLLGLCQSGSAVLYPPIDTRPGKQPEVGPVSEFRVAFEEARKYGGKVYLGDRHEKITMARVIRKITFLDFIKLCSLPFKDVPHLRKLLETFPIDRSSITQSFPKLRQVIEHMEGEGINQEIREFKVLTVLQETVLHERDQYMSRSLLEVAKKNNCVVAVVGKGHLSGIKKHWQQDISVAPLLQVPPSKHTIMKLCISVSVVMVGVSMIGRYL; translated from the exons ATGGCTCCTCAACTGCTAACGCCACCAACTCGCTCTCGACTCGCCCGAGTCACGCGGTGCCTTCTCACTCGCCACCGCCACCACTGCCGGTTCTCAACAAATGCAACAACAGAAAGAAGTAAAAAAACAAAAGGTGCTTCCTTTTCAGGAAATGAAATAAAGCTGCCAGCGGCACTGCGAGACAAGAATGTGGTGCAGCTCAAGTGCGAATCCTCCTCTGGTATTTGCGATGTCTTTCTTGTTGGCACTGTTTATAATTCTCAG AGATCACGCGAACAAGTTAAAAGAATAATCGGCCACTTGAAACCACAG GCTGTGCTTTTAGGATTATGCCAAAGTGGCTCAGCAGTGCTTTATCCTCCAATTGATACAAGG CCTGGTAAACAACCTGAGGTTGGTCCTGTTAGCGAATTTCGAGTGGCATTTGAAGAAGCAAGAAAGTATGGTGGCAAAGTGTATCTCGGCGATCGCCATGAAAAG ATTACCATGGCCAGAGTCATCAGAAAGATTACGTTTTTGGACTTCATAAAACTATGTTCTCTTCCCTTCAAAGACGTTCCCCACTTAAGGAAGCTTCTTGAAACTTTTCCTATAGATCGCTCAAGCATCACGCAGAGTTTTCCCAAATTG AGACAGGTAATTGAACACATGGAAGGAGAAGGTATTAATCAGGAAATACGTGAGTTTAAGGTGCTTACGGTTTTGCAGGAGACTGTTCTACATGAACGAGATCA ATACATGTCTCGCTCACTACTAGAAGTGGCTAAGAAGAATAACTGTGTTGTTGCTGTCGTTGGAAAGGGGCATTTATCAGGAATAAAGAAGCATTGGCAGCAAGATATATCG GTGGCGCCTCTCCTCCAAGTTCCACCTTCCAAACATACTATCATGAAGTTGTGTATCTCTGTTAGTGTTGTCATGGTTGGGGTATCCATGATTGGGAGATATCTTTGA
- the LOC107486889 gene encoding uncharacterized protein LOC107486889: MNCYNLQQNAFAAGEELRGSLPITDQNSLVFCPKPRRVAVLNMPLRPFRWHSSQQAEISDSKAGADLLDIILKQEGNGEEFANQVASSPPYFCGSPPVRAANPLIQDAQFGDEKQAPISTILSPLGLASPSSASHKGGCVRMKFGLKPAAVRVEGFNCLGRDCQNSSIPAVA; the protein is encoded by the exons ATGAATTGTTATAATCTTCAGCAGAACGCCTTCGCAGCCGGTGAAGAGTTGAGAGGTTCTCTCCCCATTACCGATCAGAATAGCCTGGTTTTTTGCCCTAAGCCGCGCCGAGTTGCAGTGTTGAACATGCCGCTAAGGCCCTTTAGATGGCATTCAAG TCAACAAGCTGAGatttctgattcaaaggctgggGCAGATCTACTTGACATTATTCTCAAGCAG GAGGGTAATGGGGAAGAATTTGCAAACCAGGTGGCCTcatctcctccatatttttGTGGCTCCCCACCAGTTCGGGCTGCGAATCCCTTGATCCAAGATGCTCAATTTGGAGATGAAAAGCAGGCTCCTATATCTACAATTTTGTCACCATTAGGTTTAGCGTCTCCATCTTCAGCTTCTCACAAAGGAGGGTGTGTTAGGATGAAGTTTGGACTCAAACCGGCCGCAGTGAGGGTAGAAGGATTCAATTGCCTCGGCAGGGATTGCCAGAATTCCAGCATCCCAGCCGTCGCCTAA
- the LOC107486894 gene encoding uncharacterized protein LOC107486894 has protein sequence MATTSMVGVSVSGFHNHHFASSNSNAATISSWKPVVAVLSNKNKMRVPFELKQGQSRIFHELPSGLSMEVIVQKKKKNVEGEEEKKSPLVFVHGSYHAAWCWAEHWLPFFSASGFDCYALSLLAQGESDAPHGSVAGTLETHARDIADFVHHKVQSPPILVGHSFGGLIIQYYISSLGSNNHEENTYPMLRGAILVCSVPPSGNSGLVWRYLFTKPIAAFKVTRSLAAKAFQTSLPLCRETFFSATMEDHIVKRYQELMKESSRLPLFDLRKLNASLPVPSAPNCPVDVLVLGAKDDFIVDAEGLNETAKFYSVPPVCVDAVAHDMMLDVSWEKGAKVILSWINGLDK, from the exons ATGGCAACAACGTCAATGGTGGGTGTTTCTGTTTCTGGGTTCCACAATCACCATTTTGCTTCTTCTAACTCAAACGCCGCCACAATTTCTTCTTGGAAGCCTGTGGTGGCTGTTCTCAGCAACAAGAACAAGATGAGGGTCCCTTTTGAGCTGAAGCAGGGGCAGTCTCGTATCTTCCACGAGCTTCCCTCTGGGCTAAGCATGGAGGTGATtgtgcagaagaagaagaagaatgttgaaggagaagaggagAAAAAGTCACCTTTGGTTTTTGTTCATGGAAGCTACCATGCTGCTTGGTGCTGGGCTGAACATTGGTTACCTTTCTTTTCAGCTTCTGGCTTTGATTGCTATGCTCTTAGCCTCTTAGCACAG GGTGAAAGTGATGCACCCCATGGTTCGGTCGCTGGTACACTCGAG ACGCATGCAAGAGATATTGCAGATTTCGTTCATCATAAAGTTCAGTCACCACCTATCTTGGTTGGACATTCATTTGGAGGACTTATCATTCAATATTATATCTCCTCTTTGGGAAGCAACAACCATGAAG AAAATACATATCCAATGCTTAGAGGAGCTATCCTTGTCTGCTCTGTGCCTCCTTCTGGTAACAG tggTCTTGTCTGGCGATATCTCTTTACCAAGCCAATTGCTGCCTTCAAG GTGACACGCAGCTTGGCTGCGAAAGCTTTTCAAACCTCTCTTCCTCTGTGTAGAGAGACATTTTTCTCAGCCACAATGGAGGATCATATTGTTAAAAG ATATCAAGAGCTAATGAAAGAAAGTTCGAGATTGCCATTGTTTGATTTAAGAAAGCTGAATGCATCACTTCCGGTTCCTTCGGCGCCAAACTGCCCTGTCGATGTCCTTGTTTTGGGTGCGAAAGATGACTTCATTGTG GACGCCGAAGGACTAAATGAGACGGCAAAATTTTACAGTGTGCCGCCGGTTTGTGTTGATGCCGTTGCGCATGACATGATGTTAGACGTTTCATGGGAAAAAGGAGCAAAAGTTATTCTGTCGTGGATTAATGGTTTGGACAAGTGA
- the LOC107486892 gene encoding protein ABA DEFICIENT 4, chloroplastic, which produces MSLSCCFSHSPLPLKIKHLGKPIKPCGTVCKRQPFTVISNGVELCNNRIVKTRVNLVGDWSFIRGSRVVAKPNATRPVHYPKSSRIQASWFDGSQLVSSVFTLGTVAVLPFYTLMVLAPKSDLTKQCMESNIPYVVLGILYAYLLYLSWTPETVKLIFASKYLLPELSSIGKMFSSELTLASAWIHLLVVDLFAARQVFEDGQQNKRGMACR; this is translated from the exons ATGTCCTTGTCTTGCTGCTTCTCCCATTCTCCATTGCCATTAAAG ATTAAGCACTTGGGGAAGCCTATTAAACCTTGTGGCACGGTTTGTAAGAGGCAACCTTTTACTGTCATAAGCAATGGTGTTGAGCTTTGTAACAACCGGATTGTGAAAACTAGAGTCAATTTAGTTGGAGATTGGAGTTTCATAAGAGGATCCAGAGTTGTTGCCAAACCAAATGCTACACGACCGGTTCATTATCCGAAAAGCAGCCGAATACAAGCTTCCT GGTTCGACGGATCCCAACTAGTGAGCAGTGTATTTACACTGGGAACAGTTGCAGTGCTCCCATTTTACACACTAATGGTTCTTGCTCCAAAATCTGACCTA ACTAAGCAGTGTATGGAAAGTAACATACCATATGTAGTGCTTGGCATTCTATATGCATATTTGTTGTATCTTTCATGGACTCCAGAGAcagtaaaattgatttttgcaAGTAAATACTTGCTGCCAGAG CTCTCTAGTATAGGGAAGATGTTCTCTAGTGAATTGACTTTAGCCTCTGCATGGATTCACTTACTGGTTGTTGATCTCTTTGCTGCAAG GCAAGTTTTTGAAGATGGACAACAGAATAAGAGGGGCATGGCTTGTAGATGA
- the LOC107486896 gene encoding 40S ribosomal protein S7, whose amino-acid sequence MFTSRKKIHKDNDAEPTEFEETAAQYLFDLENTNQDLKSDLKDLYINQAIPMDVAGNRKAVVIYVPFRLRKSFRKIHLRLVRELEKKFSGKDVVLVATRRIVRPPKKGSAVQRPRTRTLTAVHDAILEDVVYPAEIVGKRVRYRLDGSKIIKVFLDPKERNNTEYKLETFSGVYRKLTGKDVSFEFPISEA is encoded by the exons ATGTTCACCTCAAGGAAGAAAATCCACAAGGATAATGATGCTGAACCCACTGAGTTTGAGGAGACAGCTGCACAG tACTTGTTTGATTTGGAGAACACTAATCAGGACCTGAAAAGTGATTTGAAAGATCTCTACATAAACCAGGCAAT TCCGATGGACGTGGCTGGGAATCGCAAGGCTGTGGTCATTTATGTTCCTTTCAGATTGAGGAAGTCGTTCCGCAAGATTCATCTTCGTCTTGTCAGGGAGCTTGAGAAGAAGTTTAGTGGGAAG GATGTTGTGTTGGTCGCCACAAGAAGGATCGTGCGTCCTCCAAAGAAAGGGTCTGCTGTTCAGCGGCCGCGTACCCGCACTTTGACTGCTGTGCACGATGCTATTCTTGAAGACGTAGTTTATCCTGCCGAGATTGTTGGCAAACGAGTCAGATACAGACTCGATGGATCGAAAATAATCAAA GTTTTCTTGGATCCGAAGGAACGCAACAACACTGAATACAAGCTGGAGACTTTCTCTGGAGTTTACAGGAAGCTTACCGGGAAAGATGTATCTTTTGAGTTTCCTATCTCAGAAGCCTAG